In Halorhabdus tiamatea SARL4B, a genomic segment contains:
- a CDS encoding pyrroline-5-carboxylate reductase family protein, with product MVHVSVLGCGHMGGALVRGLSSAGHRVTACDVDESALEDLAGVADETTTALEAATGAPIVVLAVGPDAVGDVLEDLELDADQTVVSVAAGVSTPMLESKTDAAVVRMMPNLAAEYGEMAAAVTPEPTGDVATVLDDLGTVVTIEEGQMDLATAINGSGPAFVFHLIGAMQDAGVDGGLDSDDAAALAAQTFKGAAEIVLKSDESVEEMIDAVATEGGTTIEGMEVLWDSDVADVLGEAVAATEERSAEITAEIGDE from the coding sequence ATGGTTCACGTCAGCGTTCTCGGCTGCGGACACATGGGCGGGGCACTCGTCCGTGGGCTCTCGTCGGCCGGCCACCGGGTGACGGCCTGCGACGTCGACGAATCGGCACTCGAAGACCTGGCGGGCGTCGCCGACGAGACGACCACTGCCCTCGAAGCGGCGACAGGAGCGCCGATCGTCGTGCTGGCGGTCGGGCCGGACGCCGTCGGCGACGTACTCGAAGACCTGGAACTCGACGCCGACCAGACCGTCGTGTCCGTCGCCGCGGGCGTCTCGACGCCGATGCTCGAATCGAAGACCGACGCTGCCGTCGTCCGGATGATGCCGAACCTCGCCGCCGAGTACGGCGAGATGGCCGCCGCAGTCACGCCCGAACCCACGGGCGACGTCGCGACAGTGCTCGACGATCTGGGGACTGTCGTCACGATCGAGGAGGGCCAGATGGACCTCGCGACGGCGATCAACGGCAGCGGGCCGGCGTTCGTCTTCCATCTGATCGGCGCGATGCAAGACGCCGGAGTTGACGGTGGCCTCGACTCGGATGACGCCGCCGCACTCGCCGCCCAGACGTTCAAAGGGGCGGCCGAGATCGTTCTCAAGAGCGACGAGAGTGTCGAAGAAATGATCGATGCCGTCGCGACGGAGGGCGGGACGACGATCGAGGGCATGGAGGTGCTGTGGGACAGCGACGTCGCGGACGTCCTCGGCGAGGCAGTGGCGGCCACGGAAGAACGGTCGGCGGAGATCACTGCAGAAATCGGCGATGAGTGA
- a CDS encoding IS4-like element ISHti4 family transposase, with amino-acid sequence MGRRSRSWKPELDEDGQLCDMDVSGWIRAEFRSAEFGDKRLTDRLVQLGDELGSSPAESIPAACGDWASTKATYRFCDNDSVDPNEVLSAHKQQQQSRVSRSDELLIVSDTTELVFPRHPSKEGLGDIGNSEMDLEGVKLHSTIGINPRTHRMTGVIDQQALIEDQQAGEKYDANGKAEPIQLDNEHEKWSRGDRQARDWLADDIRPLFIHDRGADSFAFYEEVTGEMESAGFIVRANQNRRIWTDDGEPEKLFDWSSDLAEQGRKTIEIQQGGGREARTVELSIATGTCELRAPRNNPEQEGSIEANVVRVDEVGENDDPIQWVLLTTESVEEFEETLTLIDYYGLRWRIEDWHKVLKSGCNIEERQLQTWERMEVLLSMYSVIAWKVLELRELARGDSSVSPAVLLSEAECTILETKFPELSDQDGKSYAVSVAKLGGYLDRGSDPPPGWETMWKGLQKLRMWAEGYELGAE; translated from the coding sequence ATGGGACGCCGCTCACGGAGTTGGAAGCCAGAACTCGATGAGGATGGACAGCTGTGTGACATGGATGTTTCCGGGTGGATTCGAGCGGAGTTTCGGTCAGCTGAGTTTGGAGACAAGCGCCTGACTGACCGATTGGTTCAACTTGGGGATGAACTCGGCAGCTCACCTGCCGAGTCCATCCCCGCTGCCTGCGGAGACTGGGCCTCCACAAAAGCTACATACCGATTTTGCGATAATGACAGTGTGGACCCCAACGAGGTTCTCTCTGCTCACAAGCAGCAACAGCAATCAAGAGTGAGTCGGTCAGACGAACTCTTGATTGTCTCCGATACCACCGAACTCGTGTTTCCGAGACATCCCTCCAAAGAGGGCCTCGGCGACATTGGCAATTCTGAAATGGATCTCGAAGGCGTCAAGCTACACTCCACGATCGGAATCAATCCACGCACCCATCGGATGACTGGAGTCATCGATCAGCAGGCGCTGATCGAGGACCAGCAGGCTGGTGAGAAGTACGATGCCAACGGCAAAGCAGAGCCGATTCAACTTGACAATGAGCATGAGAAGTGGAGCCGTGGCGACAGGCAAGCCAGAGACTGGCTTGCCGACGATATCCGCCCGCTGTTCATTCATGACCGAGGCGCAGATTCATTCGCGTTCTACGAAGAAGTCACCGGAGAGATGGAAAGTGCTGGCTTTATCGTCCGAGCGAATCAAAACCGGCGGATTTGGACTGATGATGGTGAACCTGAAAAACTCTTTGACTGGAGCAGCGACCTTGCCGAGCAAGGTCGCAAAACAATCGAGATTCAACAGGGAGGTGGGCGCGAAGCGAGAACGGTGGAGTTGTCGATAGCCACTGGAACGTGTGAGTTGCGCGCACCAAGGAATAATCCTGAGCAAGAGGGTTCAATCGAGGCGAATGTCGTGAGAGTCGACGAGGTCGGTGAAAATGACGACCCGATTCAGTGGGTGTTGCTCACCACTGAATCGGTCGAAGAGTTTGAAGAGACACTGACACTCATCGACTATTACGGCCTCCGCTGGCGAATTGAAGACTGGCATAAAGTGCTCAAGAGTGGCTGTAACATCGAAGAACGGCAACTGCAGACTTGGGAGCGGATGGAAGTTCTGTTGAGCATGTATTCAGTAATCGCGTGGAAAGTTCTGGAGTTACGAGAACTTGCCCGTGGTGATAGTTCAGTATCTCCGGCGGTCCTGCTGAGTGAGGCAGAGTGCACAATTCTGGAAACGAAATTTCCAGAATTGAGCGACCAAGATGGAAAATCATACGCAGTGAGCGTCGCTAAACTCGGCGGTTATCTTGATCGTGGTTCAGATCCGCCACCAGGGTGGGAGACGATGTGGAAAGGACTCCAGAAGCTACGCATGTGGGCTGAAGGATACGAACTCGGTGCTGAATGA